Sequence from the Bacillota bacterium genome:
GCAACGGTGGCAAAGCGAGGGGTTGTCGGCGGACAAAATCCAGCGCAGGCTGGGAGACTTTGATACTGCCATTGCCGCCCTTTACTACCGCCTGCCAATGCCTCCCCTGCACGAGGACGTCGCCCCTTACTTTATGCTGCCCGACCGCCCCTATCTGCAGGAGTTCTACTTTGAGAACCCTGTGGCGCGATTGAAGCTGGTGAAGGTGCCCGTGCTGCTATTGTACGGCGAACTGGACAGGCGAGTATCGCCCAAACAGGATGGAGAGCTGTTGTGGCAGCACGCACGCAACGCAGGAAACAGCAAAGTGGAATTGAAAATACTGAGCGGGACGGCTCATGCTTTCAAGTCCTCTCCGGCGGGCGATACGCAGGAAGTATTGACCAACCCGCGACTGCCTCTTGCGCCCGCGCTGGTGAACGCATTAAAGGAATGGCTTTCCGCCAACCTGTGAACGATGGCACACATCGCACTCTATAGGAAATACCGCTCGCAGACGTTCGAAGACGTAATCGGGCAGCAACACGTCACTCAAACGCTGCAAAACGCCATACGAGCGGGCAAGGTTGCCCACGCCTACCTGTTCTGCGGACCGCGCGGCACGGGCAAGACCACCACTGCCCGCTTGCTAGCAAAGGCATTGAACTGCGAGCAGGGTCCTACGCCCACACCCTGCGACCGGTGCGCCATGTGTGTGGCTATCCGCGAGGGCAGGGCAGTGGACGTCATCGAAATGGATGCCGCCTCAGAGACCGGCATCGACGACGTGCGCGAAACCATCATCGAGAACGCGCAGTACATGCCACAACAGGCGCGGTACAAGGTATACATTATCGACGAGGTGCATGACCTCTCCGCGAAAGCCTTTGATGCCCTGCTCAAGACGCTGGAAGAACCACCCCCGCATGTGGTGTTTGTGCTGGCGACCACCGAGGTACAGCGCGTACCTGTCACCATCCGCTCGCGCTGTATTCGCTTCGATTTCCGCCGCGCCTCTCTAGAAGACCTGGTGCTGCGCATCAACACCGTTCTGGAGCGCGAAGGTCTTACCGCCGAGTCGGAGGCAGTGCAAGCCATTGCGCGGGCAGCGGACGGGTCCTTCCGCGATGCCCTGAGCCTGCTGGAACAGGTGCTGGCGTACGCGGGCGGACACGTGGACTACGAGACCGTGCGCTCAGTGCTGGGTATTGTGGATGAGGAGTCGGTGGGCGCGGTGATTAACGCCGCCGCGCGGGGAGATGTGGCTAAGGCGCTGATGGCAGCGGATGAAATGCTTCGACGGGGAAGCAGTGTGCGCACCGTTCTGGAGGCAGTTGCCCAGCGGGTGCGTGACCTGCTGTACGCGCGGGTAGGCGCGCTGGATGAAAGCCTGCCGGTGGCGCAACTGAGCGCACTCCAAGCGCAGGCACAACACTTCAACCCTGATACGCTGAGCAGCATGCTGGACGTGCTTGTACGCGCTCAGGCGCAGTTGCGTCATGTGCCCCAACAGCGTGTGCTTCTGGATATGGCGATGGTGCAGATAGCCGGCATCAAAAAGGAAACAGAGCCAACTGCTCCGGCAAACAGCGGGCA
This genomic interval carries:
- the dnaX gene encoding DNA polymerase III subunit gamma/tau, which encodes MAHIALYRKYRSQTFEDVIGQQHVTQTLQNAIRAGKVAHAYLFCGPRGTGKTTTARLLAKALNCEQGPTPTPCDRCAMCVAIREGRAVDVIEMDAASETGIDDVRETIIENAQYMPQQARYKVYIIDEVHDLSAKAFDALLKTLEEPPPHVVFVLATTEVQRVPVTIRSRCIRFDFRRASLEDLVLRINTVLEREGLTAESEAVQAIARAADGSFRDALSLLEQVLAYAGGHVDYETVRSVLGIVDEESVGAVINAAARGDVAKALMAADEMLRRGSSVRTVLEAVAQRVRDLLYARVGALDESLPVAQLSALQAQAQHFNPDTLSSMLDVLVRAQAQLRHVPQQRVLLDMAMVQIAGIKKETEPTAPANSGHRLEPSATTALSAPEDGAGEAATTPSPSRSEQAQQDFPQPAEAPASASTAVKPSREPTTAPSVDPSAFDLLKLIQGRWEQIIARVAERSRGGAEVLREASPVRVEGENTVVLRFRTEFAYSQMQAEKRRQFVEQTISRFLGGRAITIRCEMQRANTASPSANPPSNEKQQDGEEIDGEQYAQEVAQTFNGYIELEGG